One genomic region from Streptomyces venezuelae encodes:
- a CDS encoding ketoacyl-ACP synthase III, which translates to MSKIKPSKGAPYARILGVGGYRPTRVVPNEVILETIDSSDEWIRSRSGISTRHWASPEETVTAMSVEASGKAIADAGITPEQIGAVVVSTVSHFKQTPAVATEIADKIGAGKPAAFDISAGCAGFGYGLTLAKGMIVEGSAEYVLVIGVERLSDLTDLEDRATAFLFGDGAGAVVVGPSDEPHIGPTVWGSEGDKSETIKQTVPWNEFHVGDVSKLPLNEAGEIKFPAITQEGQAVFRWAVFEMAKVAQQAMDAAGITADDLDVFIPHQANMRIIDSMVKTLKLPEHVTVARDVETTGNTSAASIPLAMERLLATGKAKSGDTALVIGFGAGLVYAATVVTLP; encoded by the coding sequence ATGTCGAAGATCAAGCCCAGCAAGGGCGCCCCGTACGCGCGGATCCTGGGTGTCGGCGGCTACCGCCCGACCCGGGTCGTGCCGAACGAGGTGATCCTCGAGACGATCGACTCGTCCGACGAGTGGATCCGCTCACGCTCCGGCATCTCCACCCGCCACTGGGCCTCTCCGGAGGAGACCGTCACCGCCATGTCGGTGGAGGCCTCCGGCAAGGCCATCGCCGACGCCGGGATCACCCCGGAGCAGATCGGTGCCGTGGTCGTCTCCACGGTCTCGCACTTCAAGCAGACCCCGGCCGTCGCCACCGAGATCGCCGACAAGATCGGCGCCGGGAAGCCGGCCGCGTTCGACATCTCCGCCGGCTGCGCGGGCTTCGGCTACGGCCTGACGCTCGCCAAGGGCATGATCGTCGAGGGTTCGGCGGAGTACGTCCTCGTCATCGGCGTCGAGCGGCTCAGCGACCTGACGGATCTGGAGGACCGCGCGACGGCCTTCCTGTTCGGCGACGGCGCCGGTGCCGTGGTCGTCGGCCCCTCGGACGAGCCGCACATCGGCCCGACCGTCTGGGGCTCCGAGGGCGACAAGTCCGAGACGATCAAGCAGACCGTGCCGTGGAACGAGTTCCACGTCGGCGACGTCTCGAAGCTGCCGCTCAACGAGGCCGGCGAGATCAAGTTCCCCGCCATCACGCAGGAGGGTCAGGCGGTCTTCCGCTGGGCCGTCTTCGAGATGGCGAAGGTCGCCCAGCAGGCGATGGACGCCGCCGGCATCACGGCGGACGACCTGGACGTCTTCATCCCGCACCAGGCGAACATGCGGATCATCGACTCGATGGTGAAGACCCTGAAGCTGCCGGAGCACGTCACGGTCGCCCGTGACGTGGAGACCACCGGCAACACCTCGGCCGCCTCGATCCCGCTCGCGATGGAGCGGCTCCTGGCGACCGGGAAGGCGAAGAGCGGCGACACCGCGCTCGTCATCGGCTTCGGGGCGGGTCTCGTCTACGCCGCGACGGTCGTTACCCTCCCCTAG
- a CDS encoding ACP S-malonyltransferase produces MLVLVAPGQGAQTPGFLTPWLELPGAADRIAAWSEAIGLDLVHYGTKADADEIRDTAVAQPLLVAAGLLSAAALGDVAPGAVAGHSVGEITAAAFAGVLDDTAALRLVRTRGLAMAEAAAITATGMSALLGGDPEVTVPHLEKLGLTAANVNGAGQIVAAGTLEQLAALSEDKPEGVRRVVPLKVAGAFHTHHMAPAVAKLEEAAAALSPADPAVTYVSNKDGRTVATGAEVLSRLVGQVANPVRWDLCMETFQELGATALIEVCPGGTLTGIAKRALPGVATVALKTPDDLDAARTLIAQHAAV; encoded by the coding sequence GTGCTCGTACTCGTCGCTCCCGGCCAAGGCGCTCAGACGCCCGGCTTCCTGACTCCCTGGCTCGAACTTCCCGGTGCCGCCGACCGCATCGCGGCCTGGTCCGAGGCCATCGGGCTCGACCTCGTCCACTACGGCACGAAGGCGGACGCGGACGAGATCCGTGACACCGCCGTGGCCCAGCCGCTGCTCGTCGCCGCCGGCCTGCTCTCCGCCGCGGCCCTCGGCGACGTCGCGCCCGGCGCCGTCGCCGGTCACAGCGTCGGCGAGATCACGGCCGCCGCGTTCGCGGGTGTCCTCGACGACACCGCCGCGCTGCGGCTCGTCCGGACCCGTGGTCTCGCGATGGCCGAGGCCGCCGCGATCACCGCGACCGGCATGTCGGCGCTGCTCGGCGGCGACCCCGAGGTGACCGTCCCGCACCTGGAGAAGCTCGGACTGACCGCGGCCAACGTGAACGGCGCCGGCCAGATCGTGGCCGCCGGCACGCTGGAGCAGCTGGCCGCCCTGAGCGAGGACAAGCCGGAGGGCGTCCGCCGGGTCGTCCCGCTCAAGGTCGCCGGCGCGTTCCACACGCACCACATGGCGCCCGCGGTCGCGAAGCTGGAGGAGGCGGCCGCCGCGCTGTCCCCGGCGGACCCGGCCGTGACGTACGTCTCCAACAAGGACGGGCGGACCGTCGCCACCGGTGCCGAGGTCCTCTCGCGCCTGGTCGGCCAGGTCGCGAACCCGGTCCGCTGGGACCTGTGCATGGAGACCTTCCAGGAGCTCGGCGCGACCGCCCTGATCGAGGTGTGCCCCGGCGGCACCCTCACCGGCATCGCCAAGCGCGCCCTGCCGGGCGTGGCCACGGTCGCCCTCAAGACCCCCGACGACCTCGACGCGGCCCGTACGCTCATCGCCCAGCACGCGGCCGTCTGA
- the fasR gene encoding fatty acid biosynthesis transcriptional regulator FasR, with the protein MPEPTNAAHPHSATLKRLEQSSGRLAAGAIARMDETLPWYRAMPPENRSWIGLVAQAGIAAFTEWFRHPETPQAISTDVFGTAPRELTRAITLRQTVEMVRTTIEVMESAIEEVAAPGDESVLREALLVYAREIAFATAQVYAQAAEARGAWDARLESLVVNAVLSGEADEGAVSRAAALGWNSPDHVCVILGTAPDGDSELTVEAIRRAARHAKLQVLTGVLGDRLVVIAGGNDNPLAVAKSLIGPYAQGPVVAGPVVPDLLAATRSAQAAAAGLKACSAWQDAPRPVLADDLLPERAIASDPSAREQLVEEIYRPLEEAGSALLETLSVYLEQASSLEGAARMLFVHPNTVRYRLRRVTDVTGWSPSDVRSAFTLRIALILGRLADGDTQS; encoded by the coding sequence GTGCCAGAACCCACGAACGCCGCTCACCCGCACTCCGCGACCCTGAAGCGCCTCGAACAGTCCTCCGGGAGGCTCGCCGCAGGCGCGATCGCCCGCATGGACGAGACGCTGCCGTGGTACCGGGCGATGCCGCCCGAGAACCGTTCCTGGATCGGCCTGGTCGCCCAGGCCGGTATCGCCGCGTTCACCGAGTGGTTCCGGCACCCCGAGACGCCGCAGGCGATCTCGACGGACGTCTTCGGCACCGCGCCCCGCGAGCTGACCCGGGCGATCACCCTGCGCCAGACCGTGGAGATGGTCCGCACCACGATCGAGGTCATGGAGTCGGCGATCGAGGAGGTCGCCGCCCCCGGTGACGAGTCCGTGCTCCGCGAGGCGCTCCTCGTCTACGCCCGGGAGATCGCCTTCGCCACCGCCCAGGTGTACGCGCAGGCCGCCGAGGCCCGGGGCGCCTGGGACGCGCGCCTGGAGTCGCTCGTGGTGAACGCGGTGCTCTCCGGCGAGGCCGACGAGGGCGCCGTCTCGCGGGCCGCCGCCCTCGGCTGGAACTCCCCGGACCACGTCTGCGTGATCCTCGGCACGGCCCCCGACGGGGACAGCGAGCTGACCGTGGAGGCGATCCGGCGGGCCGCCCGGCACGCCAAGCTCCAGGTCCTCACCGGCGTCCTCGGCGACCGGCTCGTCGTCATCGCGGGCGGCAACGACAATCCCCTCGCCGTGGCGAAGTCGCTGATCGGCCCGTACGCACAGGGTCCGGTCGTGGCCGGCCCCGTCGTCCCCGACCTGCTGGCCGCGACCCGCTCCGCGCAGGCCGCGGCGGCCGGCCTCAAGGCCTGCTCCGCCTGGCAGGACGCGCCCCGCCCGGTTCTCGCGGACGATCTCCTCCCGGAGCGCGCCATCGCCTCCGACCCTTCGGCGCGTGAGCAGCTGGTGGAGGAGATCTACAGACCGCTGGAGGAGGCGGGCTCGGCGCTCCTGGAGACGCTGAGCGTCTATCTGGAGCAGGCGAGCAGCCTCGAAGGCGCGGCGCGGATGCTGTTCGTGCACCCCAACACCGTGCGCTACCGGCTTCGACGTGTGACCGACGTCACCGGCTGGTCACCCTCCGATGTGCGCTCCGCGTTCACGTTGCGGATCGCGCTCATTCTCGGGCGCTTGGCCGACGGGGATACCCAGTCCTAG
- a CDS encoding pirin family protein, producing the protein MRIQRAAERYPGGDPAAGIETRHALSFGPYYDPDNLRFGAVLACNEERLAPGAGFDEHPHSHTEIVTWVVEGELTHHDTAGHTTVVRPGDLQRLGSAGGVRHVERNDADVPLVFVQMWLAPLVPGGEPAYEVVRGLDGPYDLPAADARLHVLRPAAGERAPVPAADFAYVHVVRGAVRLEAEDLGPGGTDLGPGDAARLTGAGGGTLVATTGAEVLVWEMRDWRKGLG; encoded by the coding sequence ATGCGTATCCAGCGGGCAGCCGAGCGGTACCCCGGGGGCGACCCGGCGGCCGGGATCGAGACCCGGCACGCCCTCTCCTTCGGTCCGTACTACGACCCGGACAACCTCCGCTTCGGCGCGGTCCTCGCCTGCAACGAGGAGCGGCTCGCGCCCGGCGCGGGCTTCGACGAGCACCCGCACAGCCACACCGAGATCGTCACCTGGGTCGTCGAGGGCGAGCTCACCCACCACGACACGGCCGGTCACACCACCGTCGTCCGCCCCGGCGACCTCCAGCGGCTCGGCTCCGCCGGGGGCGTCCGGCACGTCGAGCGCAACGACGCCGACGTGCCCCTCGTCTTCGTGCAGATGTGGCTCGCGCCGCTGGTGCCGGGCGGGGAGCCCGCGTACGAGGTGGTGCGCGGGCTCGACGGGCCGTACGACCTGCCGGCGGCGGACGCCCGGCTGCACGTCCTGCGGCCGGCGGCGGGCGAGCGCGCCCCGGTACCGGCCGCCGACTTCGCGTACGTCCACGTGGTCCGCGGGGCGGTTCGGCTCGAGGCCGAGGACCTCGGCCCCGGCGGCACCGACCTGGGCCCCGGTGACGCCGCCCGGCTCACCGGTGCCGGGGGAGGCACGCTCGTCGCCACGACCGGTGCGGAGGTCCTGGTCTGGGAGATGCGGGACTGGCGCAAGGGCCTGGGCTGA
- a CDS encoding Ig-like domain-containing protein produces MLPIRTPRSVLVAVALGVSLTACSAQAASGPGSSGTSAPTSPAAPAKVTVVDPAAGRPVSVTASGGTLTVVKVADAEGGVLTGRTGAGGTSWRSDRKAVPGTSYTVEVTSRTADGKESTTRSSFVTPEPKAVNKLTLAPGKNTTVGVGHPMSVVFDLPVTRKADVERQLKVTTSNATEGSWGWVKDYSGRDRADWRPKEYWKPGTKVTLEADLNGTDSGGGWFVRDYRTGFTVGAAQVVKVDLDRQKLTLERDGRAVRTIPVSGGTPGGDKRSWRGTAVLMAKEGTINMNSETVGLGDAYDKMVDYSMRLTWSGMYAHAAPWNAAYFGKANKSSGCIGMSDENASSFYASVNVGDPFEITGRDTKGTVAEGNGYGAWNLSWAQWKAKSALA; encoded by the coding sequence GTGCTGCCGATACGCACGCCCCGTTCCGTTCTCGTGGCCGTCGCGCTGGGCGTCTCGCTCACCGCCTGTTCCGCCCAGGCGGCGAGCGGCCCGGGATCCTCGGGCACGAGCGCCCCCACGTCACCGGCGGCCCCGGCGAAGGTGACGGTCGTGGACCCGGCGGCCGGCCGGCCGGTCTCGGTGACCGCCTCGGGCGGAACGCTCACGGTGGTGAAGGTCGCCGACGCGGAGGGCGGGGTCCTCACCGGCCGTACGGGCGCGGGGGGTACGAGCTGGAGGTCGGACCGCAAGGCGGTGCCGGGCACCTCGTACACGGTGGAGGTGACGTCCCGTACCGCCGACGGCAAGGAGTCGACGACCAGGTCGTCCTTCGTGACGCCGGAGCCGAAGGCGGTCAACAAGCTGACGCTGGCGCCCGGCAAGAACACGACGGTGGGCGTCGGGCACCCGATGTCGGTCGTCTTCGACCTGCCGGTGACACGGAAGGCGGACGTGGAGCGGCAGCTGAAGGTCACCACCTCGAACGCCACCGAGGGCTCCTGGGGGTGGGTGAAGGACTATTCGGGCCGCGACCGGGCGGACTGGCGGCCCAAGGAGTACTGGAAGCCCGGCACGAAGGTCACCCTCGAAGCGGACCTGAACGGCACGGACTCGGGCGGCGGCTGGTTCGTCCGGGACTACCGCACCGGCTTCACCGTCGGCGCAGCGCAGGTCGTCAAGGTCGACCTGGACCGGCAGAAGCTGACCCTGGAGCGGGACGGGCGGGCGGTCCGCACGATCCCGGTCTCCGGCGGCACCCCGGGCGGCGACAAGCGGTCCTGGCGGGGCACGGCCGTCCTGATGGCGAAGGAGGGCACCATCAACATGAACTCGGAGACGGTGGGCCTCGGCGACGCCTACGACAAGATGGTCGACTACTCGATGCGGCTGACCTGGTCGGGCATGTACGCGCACGCGGCCCCGTGGAACGCGGCGTACTTCGGCAAGGCCAACAAGAGCTCCGGCTGCATCGGCATGAGCGACGAGAACGCCTCGTCGTTCTACGCCTCGGTGAACGTCGGCGACCCCTTCGAGATCACCGGCCGCGACACCAAGGGCACGGTCGCGGAGGGCAACGGCTACGGGGCGTGGAACCTGAGCTGGGCGCAGTGGAAGGCGAAGAGCGCGCTCGCCTGA
- a CDS encoding lipid II:glycine glycyltransferase FemX yields MSALLVTAAPTDRRAPAGPVRLGPVTPETYRAFLASRATGADGPSFLQLPSWAQVKDGWSHQLLGWGPESGELTGVALVLLRQFPGTRKYFAYLPEGPVADWSDPDLDGWLSPLLAHLRASGVFAVRMGPGPAYRRWSAATAKAATGPGRRLADVLADEVDPLGTVVAERLRARGWRKCGGDSENGADAQPRHVFQVPLAGRSTDDLWSGLNQEWRRNVRKAGKSGVEITIGSAADLPEFYRLLRITEERDGFRLGRSLAYYERQYAVLNAEQPGRMRLYLARHEGEILAAHTMVTVGARVWYQTGASADHRREVRPSNALQWRMMLDAHALGAAVYDLRGVPSTLDPGDRAHGLLRWKLGTGGQVVETLGEWEIPMHGTTNGALFRAFQAYLARR; encoded by the coding sequence GTGTCAGCGCTGCTCGTGACGGCCGCACCCACCGACCGCCGCGCCCCCGCGGGCCCGGTCAGGCTCGGGCCCGTGACACCTGAGACGTACCGCGCGTTCCTCGCCTCCCGTGCCACCGGCGCGGACGGGCCCAGCTTCCTCCAACTGCCCTCCTGGGCACAGGTCAAGGACGGCTGGAGCCACCAGCTGCTCGGCTGGGGGCCGGAGTCCGGCGAGCTCACCGGCGTCGCCCTCGTCCTGCTCCGTCAGTTCCCCGGCACCCGCAAGTACTTCGCCTACCTCCCCGAAGGGCCCGTCGCCGACTGGTCCGACCCCGACCTGGACGGCTGGCTCTCCCCGCTCCTCGCCCACCTCCGCGCCTCCGGCGTCTTCGCCGTGCGCATGGGCCCCGGCCCCGCGTACCGCCGCTGGAGCGCCGCCACCGCCAAGGCGGCCACCGGTCCCGGCCGCCGCCTCGCCGACGTCCTCGCCGACGAGGTCGACCCGCTCGGCACCGTCGTCGCCGAACGCCTCCGGGCCCGCGGCTGGCGCAAGTGCGGCGGCGACTCCGAGAACGGTGCCGACGCCCAGCCCCGCCACGTCTTCCAGGTCCCGCTCGCCGGCCGCTCCACCGACGACCTCTGGTCCGGCCTCAACCAGGAGTGGCGGCGCAACGTCCGCAAGGCCGGCAAGTCCGGCGTCGAGATCACCATCGGCTCCGCCGCCGACCTGCCCGAGTTCTACCGGCTGCTCCGCATCACCGAGGAGCGCGACGGCTTCCGGCTCGGCCGCTCCCTCGCCTACTACGAGCGCCAGTACGCCGTCCTCAACGCCGAACAGCCCGGCCGGATGCGGCTCTACCTCGCCCGCCACGAGGGCGAGATACTCGCGGCCCACACCATGGTCACCGTCGGCGCCCGCGTCTGGTACCAGACCGGCGCCTCCGCCGACCACCGCCGCGAGGTCCGCCCCTCCAACGCCCTCCAGTGGCGCATGATGCTCGACGCCCACGCCCTCGGCGCCGCCGTCTACGACCTCCGCGGGGTACCCTCCACCCTCGATCCGGGCGACCGCGCCCACGGGCTCCTTCGCTGGAAGCTCGGCACGGGCGGACAGGTCGTCGAGACGCTGGGGGAGTGGGAGATTCCGATGCACGGCACGACCAACGGGGCGCTGTTCCGCGCCTTCCAGGCGTATCTGGCCCGCCGATGA
- the murJ gene encoding murein biosynthesis integral membrane protein MurJ, with translation MTATLTEPAVPKKAAAPSALRSGALMAAGSLVSRATGFVRASVVAAALGAGLVADGYAVGNSVPTIVYMLLLGGALNAVFVPELVKAAKEHEDGGVAYTDRLLTLCALALTALTAAAVFAAPLIVDTYTDYVGEQREMTVAFARACLPQILFLGLFTLLGQVLNARGRFGAMMWTPVLNNVVVVAVFGLFLVVSDGGELTPGETALLGWGTTAGIALQALALLPSLRAAGFRWRPRLDLRGSGLASPLRSAGWLVLLVLTNQGAYWVTTWLATSSGSDPGTTGGSGLAGYNNAYLLWAVPHGIVTVSLVTALLPRMSAAAADGDLAGVRRDVAYAQRTSAAAVVPAACALLALAVPLMTVVFRYGATDGDDIRAMSWILMAFAPGLVALSGQYVCTRAFYALRDTRTPFFLNLVIAGLNAGLSLAAYHYLPAHWAVAGMAAAYSLALWAGWALTAYVLGRRLRGATADGGDGAGSALARLLVVAVPAAGYGLLVADLTGAAGAVAAGLAGGLTVLGVFALLARPLRLAEVQALLATGTTRLRALGRRA, from the coding sequence ATGACGGCGACGCTCACCGAACCCGCCGTACCGAAGAAGGCGGCAGCCCCCTCCGCGCTCCGCAGCGGCGCCCTCATGGCGGCGGGCTCGCTCGTCTCCCGCGCCACCGGCTTCGTCCGGGCCTCCGTCGTCGCCGCCGCACTCGGCGCGGGCCTCGTCGCCGACGGCTACGCGGTGGGCAACTCCGTCCCCACCATCGTCTACATGCTGCTCCTCGGCGGCGCCCTCAACGCCGTCTTCGTGCCCGAACTGGTCAAGGCCGCGAAGGAGCACGAGGACGGCGGCGTCGCCTACACCGACCGGCTCCTCACCCTCTGCGCGCTCGCCCTCACCGCGCTCACGGCCGCCGCCGTGTTCGCCGCGCCGCTGATCGTCGACACGTACACCGACTACGTGGGCGAGCAGCGGGAGATGACGGTCGCCTTCGCGCGCGCGTGCCTGCCGCAGATCCTCTTCCTCGGGCTCTTCACCCTGCTCGGCCAGGTCCTCAACGCCCGGGGCCGGTTCGGCGCCATGATGTGGACCCCCGTCCTCAACAACGTGGTCGTCGTCGCCGTCTTCGGCCTCTTCCTCGTCGTGAGCGACGGAGGGGAGCTCACCCCCGGCGAGACCGCGCTCCTCGGCTGGGGCACCACGGCCGGTATCGCCCTCCAGGCCCTCGCCCTGCTGCCCTCGCTGCGCGCCGCCGGCTTCCGCTGGCGCCCGCGCCTCGACCTCCGCGGCAGCGGCCTCGCCTCGCCGCTCCGTTCCGCCGGCTGGCTGGTGCTGCTCGTCCTCACCAACCAGGGCGCGTACTGGGTGACCACCTGGCTCGCCACCTCCTCGGGATCCGACCCCGGCACCACCGGTGGCTCGGGCCTCGCCGGGTACAACAACGCCTATCTGCTGTGGGCCGTCCCGCACGGCATCGTCACCGTCTCCCTCGTGACCGCGCTGCTGCCCCGGATGAGCGCCGCAGCCGCCGACGGCGACCTCGCGGGCGTCCGCCGGGACGTCGCGTACGCGCAGCGGACCAGCGCGGCGGCCGTCGTCCCGGCGGCCTGCGCCCTCCTCGCCCTCGCCGTCCCGCTGATGACGGTGGTCTTCCGTTACGGGGCGACCGACGGCGACGACATCCGCGCGATGTCCTGGATCCTGATGGCCTTCGCGCCCGGTCTCGTCGCCCTCTCCGGCCAGTACGTGTGCACCCGCGCGTTCTACGCCCTGCGCGACACCCGTACGCCCTTCTTCCTCAACCTGGTGATCGCCGGTCTCAACGCCGGGCTCTCCCTGGCCGCGTACCACTACCTCCCGGCGCACTGGGCCGTCGCGGGCATGGCCGCGGCCTACTCGCTCGCCCTGTGGGCGGGCTGGGCCCTCACCGCGTACGTCCTCGGACGCAGGCTGCGGGGCGCCACCGCCGACGGTGGCGACGGCGCGGGCTCCGCGCTCGCGCGTCTCCTCGTCGTCGCCGTGCCCGCCGCCGGGTACGGCCTCCTCGTCGCCGACCTGACCGGCGCCGCCGGCGCCGTCGCCGCCGGACTCGCCGGCGGTCTCACCGTCCTCGGCGTCTTCGCCCTGCTCGCCCGCCCCCTCCGCCTCGCCGAGGTGCAGGCCCTCCTCGCCACCGGCACCACCCGCCTCCGTGCCCTCGGGCGCCGGGCGTGA
- a CDS encoding response regulator transcription factor, protein MPRVLLIEDDPSVREGVELGLRRRGHEVRTAATGEAGLAALGEFRPDLLLLDLMLPGMNGVQVCHRVRESSQLPIIMLTARGDDFDVVIGLEAGADDYIVKPARTEVIEARIRAVLRRIEEPGAGRPGVEFHGQLAVDRAGLTVAKAGERLALAPSELKLLLHLTAAPEQVFSRQQLLEHVWEHSYHGDARLVDACVRRLRNKIEDTPGEPRYIQTLRGFGYRFGPL, encoded by the coding sequence ATGCCCCGCGTGCTCCTCATAGAAGACGACCCCTCCGTCCGCGAGGGCGTCGAACTCGGGCTGCGCCGCCGCGGGCACGAGGTGCGGACCGCGGCCACCGGGGAGGCCGGACTGGCCGCCCTCGGGGAGTTCCGGCCCGACCTGCTCCTCCTCGACCTGATGCTCCCCGGCATGAACGGCGTCCAGGTCTGCCACCGGGTCCGGGAGAGCAGCCAGCTCCCGATCATCATGCTCACCGCCCGCGGCGACGACTTCGACGTCGTCATAGGCCTGGAGGCCGGCGCCGACGACTACATCGTCAAGCCCGCCCGTACCGAGGTCATCGAAGCGCGGATACGGGCCGTTCTGCGGCGGATCGAGGAGCCCGGCGCGGGCCGCCCGGGCGTCGAGTTCCACGGGCAGCTCGCCGTCGACCGGGCCGGACTCACCGTCGCCAAGGCGGGCGAGCGGCTCGCCCTCGCCCCCTCCGAGCTGAAGCTGCTGCTCCACCTCACGGCCGCCCCCGAGCAGGTCTTCAGCCGGCAGCAGCTCCTCGAACACGTCTGGGAGCACAGCTACCACGGCGACGCCCGGCTGGTCGACGCCTGTGTCCGGCGCCTGCGCAACAAGATCGAGGACACCCCCGGCGAACCCCGCTACATCCAGACCCTGCGCGGCTTCGGCTACCGCTTCGGACCGCTGTGA
- a CDS encoding sensor histidine kinase, with the protein MRTCTAPGAAAETKAETRRRRARRPRRRPFGLRTRLVLAFLLVAAVGCGTTAALTYRAARNAILEQTQNTAVSAFREQVQGLNTALPPSAESLRDQVLRIARQGKPRTWRVYAEYGSVRVSSTDRPTSSVITPELRARAHANAEAPHGSFQRVVKNGTPYLTMAVPALFHAFSAEDAARPTGLVLYAVMELDEEEANVEAMVTAARDGALPALAVALIPALIASRGVLRPVRELGIAAHNMGLGRLDTRIHAKGSDELSDLARTFNESAAELERSVAELRRAEARARRFASDVSHELRTPLAGMLAVTEVLDEDAAAGTLDSDTARAVRLVSAETGRLAVLVEDLMEISRFDARAAELHTDEVDAADCVRKTLQNRHWTDPASVVQDLAPGIRARLDPRRFDVVVANLVGNALRHGGAPVTVRVYEEGDHFVTEVADRGPGIHPDVLPHVFDRFYKADPARTRSAGSGLGLAITLENVRLHGGTVEAANHPEGGALFTVRMPL; encoded by the coding sequence GTGAGGACCTGTACGGCCCCGGGGGCGGCGGCGGAGACGAAGGCGGAGACCCGGCGACGCAGGGCCCGGCGCCCCCGCCGGCGCCCCTTCGGCCTGCGCACCCGGCTCGTCCTGGCGTTCCTGCTCGTCGCCGCCGTCGGCTGCGGCACCACCGCCGCGCTCACCTACCGGGCCGCCCGCAACGCCATCCTGGAGCAGACCCAGAACACCGCCGTCTCCGCCTTCCGCGAGCAGGTCCAGGGCCTCAACACCGCCCTGCCCCCCTCGGCCGAGTCCCTGCGGGACCAGGTCCTCCGGATCGCCCGCCAGGGCAAGCCCCGCACCTGGCGCGTCTACGCCGAGTACGGCAGCGTCCGGGTCTCCTCCACCGACCGCCCCACCTCGTCCGTCATCACCCCCGAACTGCGGGCCCGGGCCCACGCGAACGCCGAAGCCCCGCACGGCAGCTTCCAGCGGGTCGTCAAGAACGGCACCCCGTACCTGACCATGGCCGTCCCCGCCCTCTTCCACGCCTTCTCGGCGGAGGACGCGGCGCGGCCCACCGGGCTCGTCCTCTACGCGGTCATGGAGCTCGACGAGGAGGAGGCCAACGTCGAGGCCATGGTCACCGCCGCCCGCGACGGGGCCCTCCCCGCCCTCGCCGTCGCCCTGATCCCCGCGCTCATCGCCTCGCGCGGTGTCCTGCGCCCCGTACGGGAACTGGGGATCGCCGCCCACAACATGGGCCTCGGCCGGCTCGACACCCGGATCCACGCCAAGGGCAGCGACGAACTCTCCGACCTCGCCCGCACGTTCAACGAATCCGCCGCCGAACTCGAACGGTCCGTCGCCGAGCTCCGCCGCGCCGAGGCCCGCGCCCGCCGCTTCGCCTCCGACGTCTCGCACGAACTGCGCACCCCGCTCGCCGGCATGCTCGCCGTCACCGAGGTCCTCGACGAGGACGCCGCCGCCGGGACGCTCGACAGCGACACCGCCCGCGCCGTCCGGCTGGTCAGCGCCGAGACCGGCCGGCTCGCCGTCCTCGTGGAGGACCTGATGGAGATCTCCCGCTTCGACGCGCGCGCCGCCGAACTCCACACGGACGAGGTCGACGCCGCCGACTGCGTCCGCAAGACGCTCCAGAACCGGCACTGGACCGACCCCGCGTCCGTCGTCCAGGACCTCGCCCCGGGCATCAGGGCCCGGCTCGACCCGCGCCGCTTCGACGTCGTCGTCGCCAACCTCGTGGGCAACGCCCTGCGCCACGGCGGGGCGCCGGTGACCGTCCGGGTGTACGAGGAGGGGGACCACTTCGTGACGGAGGTCGCCGACCGGGGGCCGGGCATCCACCCGGACGTCCTGCCGCACGTCTTCGACCGCTTCTACAAGGCGGACCCGGCCCGGACGCGCTCGGCGGGCAGCGGGCTCGGCCTCGCGATCACCCTGGAGAACGTACGGCTGCACGGCGGCACGGTGGAGGCCGCCAACCACCCCGAGGGCGGTGCCCTCTTCACGGTGCGGATGCCGCTGTGA